The Epinephelus lanceolatus isolate andai-2023 chromosome 11, ASM4190304v1, whole genome shotgun sequence genome window below encodes:
- the LOC144464648 gene encoding uncharacterized protein LOC144464648 has protein sequence MCEKAESFSSFQPVRTRLDVFLHGLLHQSYPELWTFCKKLLLMSHGQATVERGFSVNKEVEADNMQEDTVVAQRMICDYVSVCGGVLKVPLTKELLAAAASARSQYRLHLDQEKRKKESDTRREKRKVAEEYLEQLKKKKVTLSEVANSLEKDADKLAEQAEGHSGTLMAQLITKSNILRKRYKDKVAELKEVARELEDKSAELRHMP, from the coding sequence ATGTGTGAAAAAGCTGAATCCTTCTCTTCTTTCCAACCTGTGCGGACAAGACTGGATGTTTTCCTGCATGGACTCCTCCATCAGTCCTACCCTGAGCTCTGGACTTTCTGCAAGAAACTTCTGCTCATGTCTCATGGTCAAGCGACAGTTGAGAGGGGCTTTTCTGTAAACAAGGAGGTAGAGGCTGATAACATGCAGGAGGACACAGTTGTTGCTCAGAGAATGATATGTGACtatgtttctgtctgtggtGGGGTTCTCAAAGTTCCTCTGACAAAGGAGCTCCTGGCAGCTGCAGCCTCAGCAAGGTCTCAGTATCGGCTACACCTGGACcaggaaaagagaaagaaggagagcgaCACAcgaagagaaaagagaaaagttgcagaggAGTACCTTGAGCAGCTCAAAAAAAAGAAGGTGACACTGAGTGAGGTAGCAAACAGCCTAGAAAAAGATGCAGATAAACTGGCAGAGCAAGCTGAGGGTCACTCAGGCACACTCATGGCCCAGCTAATCACCAAGTCCAACATACTCAGAAAGAGATACAAAGACAAAGTCGCAGAACTGAAAGAGGTTGCGAGAGAGCTGGAAGATAAATCAGCAGAACTCAGGCACATGCCTTGA
- the rsf1b.1 gene encoding remodeling and spacing factor 1: protein MAASAATASSSPGLCPNYAVICSFLERYGALLDLPELTFPQLERYLQDTSSVPKLLVDLHVKLLRKIGKSVSADRWEKYLVKICQEFNTTWAWELEQKGYKELQMECKTGILKYLCECQFDENVKFKTAINEEDPDKMRLQPIGRDKDGQMYWFQLDQDDNVRLYVEEQDDLDGSSWKCIVRDRNDLAEVLALLKTQIDPALLKKEEETKPDGEESKDKAEEGEVKKTEDTSDEENKDTNKAVGPVSPKTENDEKETQKDDLKTETSEAKSSLNGIIEGKAEAELSSEKPAADLSISTKTQSIKEEPMDVPDNKTSTATSEPTSEAPCLSLKAEKGEEAKKNSAEEIQQALKNDQQAKIPLKKRGMKFSEDFEKNSSIIVQNPSGPQVKDAPKGDSTPEQTKKVQSINDHVNGEVQPVSEKGFQSHLCESLKDAAIDKERTAEVDAGKAVEKKEKDSPSTDKEDTKDKKGEACSAEKVSERVTSQQADPAEKNLGKNVEKETVSKEEAHEPPKEPPPLPKDVSKASEKSSNHEVHDKVKGSKPAATKDSCTAEKTLKKNGESEKVTFKEAESKDSEGKPACVDTTETKTSENVTERKQTEMSDAKETKAENSDKSAPKEKPGVIRTSLCADKDPAKKSVDSEKAVSSSVIKKTDILKDSDDKETREATRNPEVSKKTDKLVISEKPEGTSNTEESTESSVIKKLDKSCKPAENQDNIKDSEMKPVEASAASETDTGKTERTEKVEETEKTEDAKKTANCEDSMMRDVSKISDSVPEPMEVEAVAVKPDLTKPQEDDKTEINSVASKTIEEASEGKDKPPSAVEKTNVSKETDKKAERPDTEREKVSEEKPKRTEAEHPSSQSKKDAEKETKKDADKETKEDTENENKMDTGKVTKKDANTETKKDTDKESKKDINTETKKDTDKESKKDTNTETKKDTDKVTKKDTNTETKKDTDKVTKKDTNTETKKDTDKVTKKDTDKTTKKDTNTETKKDTNTETKKDTDKATKKDTNTETKKDTDKDEPKNDSEKSLCQDKENKEDSTKEKPSKTVEKHANKESEPSTKMDESGHQNVSKETDSKSSTEAEKEDHPSKEPDTEKPADEENKSKSEGEDSAPKKEVANGEEAPRSKVSHRKKLKAPVHRRKAELMREERQADSESDSNTGRSLRRSPRISRPTPKVVEIHDRKLEKSQAAPPPEKGKEGEGEKEKDEDEEEEDEEVKAVQKKPREKKADQEGQPKPKGRKRRRVRWSNTRTRRKKKGSEDDDDNSDEESSDDDDSEEEDDSDEDYKVERSRKRRNRNRERRSSDSSTSSDDDLPPNDDPCKHCGLPNHPELILLCDSCDSGYHTACLRPPLMIIPDGEWFCPPCQHKLLCDKLEEQLQNLDAALKKKERAVRRKERLIYVGISVENIIEPSVEVEEEKPEIIIKEKKDTKRSKSWGRRSTRAKKSISYRFDEFDEAIEEAIEEDIKEAEGGGAGRGKDMANITGHRGKDMSAILQAEEGKENGRPPRPPAGQRRKKRRRLNDLDSDSTVDEEESEEEFRLSESSEEEFVVSENDTEAESEADSNNSDFGSNSSGRHRTKSRYRKLPTRRRSSRKRRRPRGYSDDEEDETDEEDDEDEIVTEGSSEYSDSDLDMSRRRSRRSQKKQVNYCETSESEGSQAETNRAKMKPRRQQDSSDTDASFSRDSEEETRDRRVKRRADSSEEDSRQRRRRLALKRRRASEEDDSDDDSDESSEEDRPVRKRVNRIDSDDDEDEEEEKPKEKKAAEKTDEESKGTNPVDCNQVELPPTNGQSPIKSLEGLVGRPASAAPGLTPHLEPPKNISATPAAAIAPNGLVGQEMAAQDEDEDDLLGVTDLVDYVCNNEDL from the exons ATGGCTGCTTCGGCGGCAACGGCGAGTTCTTCCCCCGGTTTGTGTCCAAATTACGCCGTGATTTGCTCGTTCCTGGAGAGGTACGGAGCGTTGTTGGACTTACCGGAGCTCACCTTTCCTCAGCTGGAGAGATATCTGCAGGACACATCCTCAG TTCCAAAGCTGCTGGTCGATCTTCACGTCAAGTTGCTGAGGAAGATTGGCAAGTCGGTGTCAGCAGACAGATGGGAGAAATATCTTGTGAAG ATATGTCAAGAGTTCAACACAACATGGGCATGGGAACTCGAACAGAAAGGATACAAGGAGCTGCAGATGGAGTGCAAGACGGGGATACTTAAA TATTTGTGCGAGTGTCAATTTGATGAAAATGTGAAGTTCAAAACTGCCATCAATGAGGAGGACCCAGATAAGATGCGTCTGCAGCCAATCGGCCGGGACAAAGACGGTCAGATGTACTGGTTTCAACTGGACCAGGACGACAATGTTCGCCTTTATGTTGAGGAACAGGACGACTTGGACGGCTCGTCATGGAAGTGCATCGTCAG AGATAGAAACGACTTGGCTGAAGTTTTGGCTCTGCTGAAGACACAAATTGACCCTGCgctgttaaaaaaagaagaggaaacaaaACCTGATGGTGAAGAGAGTAAAGACAAAGCAGAAGAAG GTGAAGTTAAAAAGACTGAGGACACGTCTGATGAAGAGAACAAAGACACCAACAAGGCTGTCGGTCCAGTCTCACCAAAGACAGAGAATgatgaaaaagaaacacagaaagaTGACTTGAAAACAGAAACTTCAGAGGCCAAATCATCTCTGAATGGCATCATTGAAGGCAAAGCTGAAGCAGAGCTCAGTTCAGAAAAGCCTGCAGCGGATCTCAGCATCAGTACAAAAACCCAGAGCATCAAAGAAGAGCCAATGGATGTGCCGGACAATAAAACAAGCACAGCAACAAGTGAACCCACCTCCGAGGCACCATGCTTATCATTAAAGGCAGAGAAGGGAGAGGAGGCTAAGAAGAACAGTGCAGAGGAGATTCAACAAGCTCTGAAGAACGACCAGCAGGCCAAGATCCCTTTGAAAAAAAGAGGAATGAAGTTTagtgaagactttgaaaaaaaTAGCAGCATCATAGTGCAAAACCCGTCTGGGCCTCAGGTCAAGGACGCTCCTAAAGGTGACTCGACGCCTGAGCAGACTAAGAAAGTGCAGAGCATAAATGATCATGTTAATGGTGAAGTTCAGCCTGTGTCAGAGAAAGGCTTCCAGAGTCACTTGTGCGAGTCACTAAAAGACGCCGCCATCGATAAAGAGCGGACAGCTGAAGTAGATGCAGGTAAAGCtgtagaaaagaaagaaaaagactcTCCATCCACAGACAAGGAGGATACAAAGGATAAAAAGGGTGAAGCTTGCAGTGCAGAGAAGGTCTCAGAGAGAGTGACATCACAACAAGCAGACCCTGCCGAGAAAAATCTAGGTAAGAATGTAGAAAAGGAAACAGTGTCAAAAGAGGAAGCACATGAGCCTCCAAAAGAACCGCCGCCTCTACCTAAAGATGTTAGTAAGGCATCTGAGAAGTCGTCTAATCATGAAGTGCATGATAAAGTAAAAGGATCAAAACCAGCAGCCACAAAAGACTCTTGTACCGCAGAGAAGACGTTAAAGAAAAATGGTGAGTCGGAAAAAGTCACATTCAAAGAAGCTGAATCAAAAGATTCGGAGGGAAAACCAGCCTGTGTAGATACAACAGAAACCAAGACGTCAGAAAACGTAACAGAAAGGAAGCAAACAGAAATGAGTGATGCTAAGGAAACTAAAGCAGAGAATTCAGATAAATCGGCCCCGAAAGAAAAGCCAGGAGTCATCAGAACGTCATTGTGTGCAGACAAAGATCCTGCAAAGAAATCTGTTGACTCTGAAAAGGCTGTATCATCATCTGTCATTAAAAAGACAGACATACTAAAAGACAGTGACGATAAAGAGACCCGAGAAGCCACACGAAATCCGGAAGTCAGTAAAAAGACCGACAAACTAGTTATCAGTGAGAAACCAGAAGGAACATCCAACACTGAAGAGAGCACAGAGTCGTCAGTGATTAAAAAGCTGGACAAATCATGTAAACCTGCAGAGAATCAGGATAACATTAAAGATTCAGAGATGAAGCCAGTGGAGGCCAGTGCAGCCTCTGAGACTGACacaggaaagacagagaggacgGAGAAGGTGGAAGAGACGGAGAAGACTGAAGATGCAAAGAAAACTGCTAACTGCGAGGACAGTATGATGCGTGATGTTTCCAAGATAAGCGACTCCGTGCCCGAGCCCATGGAGGTAGAAGCAGTGGCTGTTAAACCTGATCTGACAAAACCACAAGAGGATGACAAAACTGAGATTAACTCGGTTGCAAGTAAGACGATAGAGGAAGCATCTGAAGGGAAAGATAAACCACCCAGTGCTGTTGAGAAGACAAATGTCTCTAAAGAAACAGATAAAAAAGCTGAAAGACCAGACACAGAACGGGAAAAGGTGTCAGAAGAAAAGCCTAAAAGAACTGAAGCAGAGCATCCGTCATCACAAAGTAAAAAGGATGCCGAGAAGGAGACTAAAAAGGATGCAGACAAGGAGACTAAAGAGGACACTGAGAACGAAAATAAAATGGACACAGGCAAGGTAACTAAAAAGGACGCAAACACAGAAACTAAAAAGGACACAGACAAGGAAAGTAAAAAGGACATAAACACAGAaactaaaaaagacacagacaAGGAAAGtaaaaaggacacaaacacagaaactaAAAAGGACACAGACAAGGTAACtaaaaaggacacaaacacagaaactaAAAAGGACACGGACAAGGTAACtaaaaaggacacaaacacagaaactaAAAAGGACACGGACAAGGTAACTAAAAAGGACACGGACAAGACAACTAagaaggacacaaacacagaaactaaaaaggacacaaacacagaaactaAAAAGGACACGGACAAGGCAACTAagaaggacacaaacacagaaactaAAAAGGACACTGACAAGGATGAACCTAAAAATGACAGTGAGAAATCCTTGTGTcaagacaaagaaaataaagaagatTCCACAAAAGAGAAACCCTCAAAAACTGTGGAGAAACATGCTAATAAAGAAAGCGAACCCTCGACCAAAATGGACGAATCTGGTCACCAGAATGTGAGCAAAGAAACCGACAGCAAATCCTCAACTGAAGCAGAGAAAGAGGACCACCCAAGCAAAGAGCCAGATACTGAAAAGCccgctgatgaggaaaataaaagcaaaagtgAAGGCGAGGATTCTGCACCAAAAAAAGAGGTGGCGAACGGCGAGGAAGCTCCAAGGTCCAAGGTTTCCCACAGGAAAAAACTCAAGGCCCCAGTCCACCGAAGGAAAGCTGAGCtcatgagagaggagagacaagcAGATTCTGAGTCCGATTCGAACACGGGGAGATCTCTTCGAAGATCACCGAGGATCTCCAGGCCAACACCAAAGGTGGTGGAGATCCACGACAGGAAGCTGGAGAAGTCGCAGGCTGCTCCACCGCCTGAGAAGGGCAAGGAGGGCgagggggagaaagaaaaagacgaggatgaagaggaggaggatgaggaggtgaAAGCTGTTCAAAAGAAACCAAGAGAGAAGAAGGCTGATCAGGAGGGCCAGCCTAAACCTAAG GGGAGAAAGAGACGGAGGGTTCGGTGGTCCAACACACGAACGCGGCGTAAAAAGAAAGGCTCCGAAGATGACGACGACAACAGCGACGAGGAGTCCAGCGACGACGACGACAGCGAGGAAGAGGACGACAGTGACGAAGACTACAAGGTTGAGCGAAGCAGAAAGAGGCGGAATCGTAACCGAGAAAGGCGAAGCTCGGACTCCTCGACATCCTCAGACGACGACCTACCTCCTAATGATGACCCCTGCAAACATTGTGGTCTTCCAAATCACCCTGAGCTG ATCTTGCTGTGTGATTCATGTGACAGCGGGTACCACACAGCCTGTCTGAGGCCTCCCCTCATGATCATCCCCGACGGAGAATGGTTCTGTCCACCCTGTCAACAT AAGCTGCTCTGTGACAAATTAGAGGAACAGCTCCAAAATCTCGACGCTGCTTTGAAAAAGAAGGAACGGGCCGTGAGAAG GAAAGAGCGTCTGATTTATGTTGGAATCAGTGTTGAAAACATCATTGAACCCTCG GTGGAGGTAGAGGAAGAGAAGCCAGAGATCATCATCAAAGAgaagaaagacacaaagagaaGTAAGAGCTGGGGTCGAAGGTCGACGAGGGCGAAGAAATCCATCAGCTACAG ATTTGATGAATTCGATGAGGCGATCGAGGAGGCAATTGAGGAAGACATCAAAGAAGCAGAGGGCGGAG GAGCTGGTCGGGGTAAAGACATGGCCAacatcacaggtcacagagGAAAGGATATGTCCGCCATCCTTCAAGCAGAGGAGGGCAAGGAGAACGGCCGTCCACCACGACCCCCTGCCGGTCAGCGCAGGAAAAAACGCCGGCGACTCAATGACCTGGACAGCGACAGCACCGTGGACGAGGAGGAAAGTGAGGAAGAGTTTCGCCTCAGTGAAAG CTCGGAAGAGGAGTTTGTCGTGTCAGAAAATGACACGGAGGCTGAGTCGGAGGCGGACTCTAACAACAGTGACTTTGGCAGCAACAGCAGCGGTAGGCATCGTACTAAATCACGGTACAGGAAGCTGCCGACACGACGACGGAGCTCCAGAAAGAGGCGGAGACCGAGAGGGTACTCGGATGATGAGGAagatgagacagatgaggaagatgatgaagatgaaataG tGACTGAAGGCTCCAGTGAGTACAGTGACAGTGATCTGGATATGAGTCGACGGCGGTCTCGGCGGAGTCAGAAGAAGCAGGTGAACTACTGCGAGACGTCTGAGTCCGAAGGCTCTCAGGCAGAAACCAACCGAGCCAAAATGAAACCCAGACGTCAGCAGGACAGTTCAGACACCGACG